A window of the Nisaea acidiphila genome harbors these coding sequences:
- the nirD gene encoding nitrite reductase small subunit NirD, translating to MNDMVMKMESEHWFTVGRLSEIPRRGARQIILPRGPIAVFRTQNDKVYAIDDKCPHKGGPLSQGIVHDGSVTCPLHNWVIDLQSGSAMGTDQGCVRTYAVRTDENGLVSVSLAAPSE from the coding sequence ATGAACGACATGGTGATGAAAATGGAATCCGAGCACTGGTTCACGGTCGGGCGTCTGTCCGAGATCCCTCGCAGGGGCGCACGTCAGATCATTCTGCCGCGCGGGCCGATCGCTGTGTTCCGCACCCAGAACGATAAGGTCTATGCGATCGACGATAAGTGTCCGCACAAGGGCGGGCCGCTCAGCCAGGGGATTGTGCATGACGGCTCTGTGACCTGCCCGCTGCACAACTGGGTCATCGATCTGCAGAGCGGCAGCGCCATGGGCACCGATCAGGGGTGCGTGCGAACCTACGCCGTCCGCACTGACGAGAACGGACTCGTTTCCGTCTCGCTCGCCGCGCCGTCAGAGTAG
- the nirB gene encoding nitrite reductase large subunit NirB: MSKKLVVIGNGMAPGRALERLLDQAPEAYEITIFNAEPRVNYDRIMLSPVLSGEKTYQDILIHDDAWYEKHGITLKKGCKVTAIDCAGKTVTGADGSVAAYDKLLIATGSAPFIIPVPGKDLEGVLAYRDLDDVEAMLAAAEKGGSAVVIGGGLLGLEAAAGLKERGMDVTVLHLMPTLMERQLDTAAGYLLERAIEARGIKVVTGANTHEIVGDGKVEAVRLDDGTEIPADIVVMAVGIRPNAGLAKEAGLEVNRGIVVDDAMQTSDPDIFAVGECVEHRGHCYGLVAPLYEMAKVVAERLLDKEAGYEGSVTSTRLKVTGIDLFSAGDFAEGKDREEIVLRDAAGGIYKRLVVRDDKLIGIVLYGDTRDGAWFFQLMKDETPIGEMRETLIFGQNYAGGSPLDPTAAVAALPDDAEICGCNGVCKSSIVGAITEHGLTSIDGVRARTKASASCGSCTGLVEQLMSLTLGEGFTPGAVQPMCGCTDLGHDDVRRLIVAKELKSIPAVMQELEWKTSCGCAKCRPALNFYLIADWPGEYQDDYQSRFINERVHANIQKDGTYSVVPRMWGGMTSSAELRAIADVVDKFGIPTVKVTGGQRIDLLGVPKENLPAVWADLNAAGMVSGHAYAKGLRTVKTCVGTDWCRFGTQDSTGLGVKLEKMLWGSWTPHKVKLAVSGCPRNCAEATCKDIGVVCVDSGYEIHVGGAAGMHVKGTELLCTVPTEEEALEYCAAITQLYREQGRYLERIYKWMDRVGLDAIREQVVEDEARRTALFEKFLYSQRFAQRDPWAERVAGTDSHEFTPLNRIAAREAAE; the protein is encoded by the coding sequence GTGAGCAAGAAACTTGTCGTCATCGGCAATGGGATGGCCCCCGGACGGGCCCTCGAACGGCTGCTGGATCAGGCGCCGGAAGCCTACGAGATCACGATCTTCAACGCCGAGCCGCGGGTCAATTACGACCGCATCATGCTGTCTCCGGTGCTTTCCGGAGAGAAGACCTACCAGGACATCCTGATTCACGACGATGCCTGGTACGAGAAGCACGGCATTACGCTGAAAAAAGGCTGCAAGGTCACGGCGATCGATTGCGCGGGGAAGACAGTCACCGGGGCCGACGGCTCCGTCGCCGCCTATGACAAGCTGCTCATCGCGACCGGGTCCGCGCCCTTCATCATTCCGGTGCCGGGCAAGGATCTCGAAGGCGTTCTTGCCTATCGCGATCTCGACGATGTCGAAGCGATGCTCGCAGCCGCTGAGAAAGGCGGCTCGGCCGTTGTGATCGGTGGCGGCCTGCTAGGCCTCGAGGCTGCGGCAGGCCTGAAGGAACGGGGCATGGACGTCACCGTCCTGCATCTGATGCCGACCCTGATGGAACGTCAGCTCGATACCGCCGCCGGATACCTGCTCGAGAGAGCAATAGAAGCACGCGGCATCAAGGTGGTGACCGGTGCCAACACGCACGAGATTGTCGGCGACGGCAAGGTCGAAGCCGTCCGTCTGGACGATGGCACCGAGATACCGGCCGATATCGTCGTGATGGCCGTCGGCATCCGTCCCAATGCCGGTCTCGCCAAGGAAGCCGGCCTTGAGGTCAACCGCGGCATCGTCGTCGACGATGCGATGCAGACTTCGGATCCCGACATTTTCGCGGTTGGGGAATGCGTCGAGCATCGCGGCCATTGCTACGGCCTGGTCGCCCCGCTCTACGAGATGGCGAAGGTGGTCGCCGAGCGTCTGCTCGATAAGGAAGCCGGATATGAAGGCTCCGTCACCTCGACCCGCCTCAAGGTCACCGGGATCGATCTGTTCTCCGCCGGCGACTTCGCCGAGGGTAAGGACCGGGAGGAGATCGTGCTCCGCGATGCCGCGGGCGGCATCTACAAGCGCCTCGTGGTACGCGACGATAAGCTGATCGGTATCGTGCTTTACGGCGATACGCGGGACGGCGCCTGGTTCTTCCAGCTGATGAAGGACGAGACGCCGATCGGCGAGATGCGCGAAACGCTGATCTTCGGCCAGAATTATGCGGGAGGGTCTCCGCTGGACCCTACGGCGGCCGTTGCAGCCTTGCCGGATGATGCGGAAATCTGCGGCTGTAACGGCGTTTGCAAATCGTCCATCGTCGGCGCGATCACTGAGCACGGACTGACATCGATCGACGGTGTGCGCGCCCGGACCAAGGCCTCCGCCTCCTGCGGTTCCTGTACCGGTCTGGTCGAGCAGCTCATGTCCCTCACCCTCGGCGAAGGTTTCACACCCGGTGCCGTGCAGCCGATGTGCGGCTGCACCGATCTCGGCCATGACGACGTCCGGCGCCTGATCGTCGCCAAGGAGCTGAAATCGATCCCGGCGGTCATGCAGGAGCTGGAGTGGAAGACCTCCTGCGGCTGCGCCAAGTGCAGACCGGCACTGAATTTCTACCTCATCGCCGACTGGCCGGGTGAATACCAGGACGACTACCAATCCCGTTTCATCAACGAGCGGGTGCACGCAAATATCCAGAAGGACGGCACTTATTCCGTGGTTCCCCGGATGTGGGGCGGCATGACCAGCTCGGCCGAACTGCGGGCCATCGCGGACGTTGTCGACAAGTTCGGCATCCCGACGGTGAAAGTGACGGGGGGACAACGCATCGATCTATTGGGAGTGCCCAAGGAGAACCTCCCGGCGGTCTGGGCAGATTTGAATGCCGCCGGGATGGTCTCTGGCCATGCCTACGCCAAGGGTTTGCGCACGGTAAAGACCTGTGTCGGAACCGATTGGTGCCGCTTCGGCACCCAGGACTCCACCGGATTGGGCGTCAAGCTGGAGAAGATGCTCTGGGGATCCTGGACGCCGCACAAGGTCAAGCTGGCGGTCTCGGGATGTCCCCGTAACTGCGCCGAGGCGACCTGCAAGGATATTGGCGTGGTCTGCGTGGATTCCGGTTACGAAATCCATGTCGGCGGCGCCGCGGGCATGCACGTCAAGGGAACGGAGCTGCTGTGCACCGTCCCGACGGAGGAAGAAGCGCTCGAATATTGTGCGGCCATCACCCAGCTCTATCGCGAGCAGGGACGTTACTTGGAGCGGATCTACAAATGGATGGACCGGGTCGGTCTGGACGCGATCCGGGAGCAGGTGGTCGAGGACGAGGCACGGCGTACCGCCCTGTTCGAGAAGTTTCTCTACTCGCAACGTTTCGCACAAAGAGATCCATGGGCGGAGCGGGTCGCCGGGACGGACTCCCATGAGTTTACCCCGCTGAACCGGATCGCAGCCCGGGAGGCCGCGGAATGA
- a CDS encoding globin family protein: MSLTSEQVTLIQKSFAKVAPIKEPAAELFYGRLFEVAPEVRALFKSDLKEQGAKLMATLAMVVAGLGALETVVPVARKLAQRHVGYGVTEEHYAPVGSALLWTLEKGLGDDFAPEVEQAWASAYGLLSEVMIEAAYRTAPNAVMGVA, encoded by the coding sequence ATGAGCCTGACATCAGAACAGGTCACTTTGATCCAGAAGAGTTTCGCCAAGGTCGCTCCGATCAAGGAGCCGGCGGCGGAGCTGTTCTACGGCCGGCTATTCGAAGTCGCGCCGGAGGTCCGTGCTCTTTTCAAGAGCGACCTGAAGGAACAGGGCGCGAAGCTGATGGCCACCCTCGCCATGGTCGTTGCCGGTCTCGGAGCGCTCGAAACGGTCGTACCCGTCGCCCGGAAACTGGCGCAGCGGCATGTCGGCTACGGCGTGACGGAGGAGCATTATGCACCGGTCGGGTCCGCGTTGCTCTGGACCCTCGAGAAGGGGCTCGGCGACGACTTCGCCCCGGAAGTCGAACAGGCCTGGGCGAGTGCCTACGGCTTGCTGTCCGAAGTGATGATCGAAGCGGCATACAGAACCGCCCCGAACGCTGTTATGGGAGTTGCCTAG